One genomic window of Coregonus clupeaformis isolate EN_2021a chromosome 12, ASM2061545v1, whole genome shotgun sequence includes the following:
- the barx1 gene encoding homeobox protein BarH-like 1, giving the protein MQRPLDLGAHYYPPEAHPDHRSHSHRYRSFMIEEILTDHPDHKVSTPAGELLKFGVQALLSARPYHNHLVLKADQSGILKFPMSPLSCSLGSPLGSALLSGAPGLHGGSASHHLPLDLHLRSKLEHGGDCNSKTKKGRRSRTVFTELQLMGLEKRFEKQKYLSTPDRIDLAESLDLSQLQVKTWYQNRRMKWKKIVLQGGGLESPTKPKGRPKKNSIPSSEQLSEQERSGDVDRQSDGSTSSHSDTNQEE; this is encoded by the exons ATGCAGCGTCCCTTGGACTTGGGGGCTCACTATTATCCCCCGGAGGCTCACCCcgaccaccgctcccactcacaCCGCTACCGAAGCTTTATGATCGAAGAGATTCTCACCGACCACCCGGACCATAAGGTGTCTACCCCAGCAGGGGAGCTGCTCAAGTTCGGAGTACAAGCTCTGCTCTCCGCGCGGCCATACCACAACCACCTGG TTTTGAAGGCAGACCAATCGGGTATCCTTAAGTTCCCCATGTCGCCACTCTCCTGCTCACTGGGATCACCGTTAGGCTCCGCTCTCCTATCCGGGGCTCCGGGGCTCCACGGCGGCTCAGCCTCCCACCACCTCCCGTTGGACCTCCACCTCAGGAGCAAGCTGGAACACGGCGGAGACTGCAACAGCAAGACCAAGAAGGGCCGCCGGAGCAGGACGGTCTTCACTGAGTTACAGCTCATGGGCCTGGAGAAAAGATTTGAGAAACAGAAGTACCTTTCAACACCAGACAG AATAGATCTGGCTGAGTCTCTGGATCTGAGTCAACTACAAGTCAAGACCTGGTACCAGAACAGACGAATGAAATGGAAGAAAATA GTCCTACAAGGAGGAGGATTGGAATCTCCAACCAAACCAAAAGGCCGCCCGAAGAAGAATTCCATCCCCTCGAGCGAGCAGCTTTCGGAGCAGGAGAGGTCTGGAGACGTCGACCGTCAGTCCGACGGTTCCACCTCGTCACATTCAGACACTAACCAAGAGGAATAA